The following coding sequences are from one Nitrospira sp. CR1.1 window:
- a CDS encoding adenosylhomocysteinase translates to MDYDVKDMGLADQGKLKIEWAEATMPVLRLIRKRFEKEQPFKGIRATACLHVTTETANLMKTLKAGGADVRLCASNPLSTQDDVAAALVRHEGIPTFAVKGEDNKTYYRHIESAIAHKPHLSMDDGADVVSHLHSKRKDLLRHVIGGTEETTTGVIRLRSMAEKKVLKFPVISVNDADTKHMFDNRYGTGQSTMDGIVRATNRLVCGSTLVVAGYGWCGRGIATRARGMGANVIVTEIDPLKGLEAVMDGFRVMPMDEAAPLGDFFVTVTGNLKVIRGEHFAAMKDGAIVCNSGHFNVELDIPALEKLSKKKLAVRSGVDQYTLKNGRRVSLLGEGRLVNLATAEGHPSSVMDMSFANQALGAEFIVKNYKKLEKKVYPVPADIDKEISRLKLAGMGVSIDKLTKEQVKYLASWEMGT, encoded by the coding sequence GTGGATTACGACGTGAAAGATATGGGCCTGGCAGATCAGGGCAAACTGAAAATCGAATGGGCCGAGGCCACGATGCCGGTGTTGCGATTGATTCGTAAGCGATTTGAGAAGGAGCAGCCGTTCAAGGGTATTCGCGCAACCGCTTGCCTCCATGTGACGACTGAAACCGCCAATCTCATGAAGACGCTTAAGGCGGGAGGGGCCGACGTTCGCCTCTGTGCCTCTAATCCCCTGAGCACGCAGGATGACGTGGCAGCCGCCCTGGTGCGACACGAGGGCATTCCGACCTTCGCCGTCAAGGGCGAGGACAACAAGACGTACTATCGGCACATTGAATCAGCCATCGCCCACAAGCCGCACCTCTCAATGGACGACGGCGCCGATGTCGTCTCCCATTTGCACTCAAAACGAAAAGACCTGCTCCGTCATGTGATTGGTGGAACCGAAGAAACCACGACAGGCGTCATCCGGCTTCGCAGCATGGCTGAGAAGAAAGTGTTGAAGTTTCCCGTCATTTCCGTGAACGATGCGGACACCAAGCATATGTTCGATAACCGGTATGGGACAGGCCAGAGCACCATGGACGGCATCGTTCGTGCCACCAACCGGTTGGTGTGTGGTTCGACGCTGGTTGTGGCTGGTTACGGCTGGTGCGGGCGCGGCATTGCCACACGCGCGCGGGGCATGGGCGCCAACGTGATTGTGACGGAAATCGACCCTCTCAAGGGGCTCGAAGCTGTTATGGACGGATTTCGGGTCATGCCCATGGATGAAGCGGCGCCGCTTGGGGACTTCTTTGTGACCGTGACGGGCAATCTCAAGGTCATTCGCGGGGAACATTTCGCGGCCATGAAGGACGGAGCAATCGTGTGTAACTCCGGACACTTCAACGTGGAATTGGATATCCCGGCCCTCGAAAAACTCAGCAAGAAGAAACTGGCCGTGCGTTCGGGGGTGGACCAATACACGCTGAAGAATGGACGTCGCGTCAGCCTATTGGGCGAAGGACGCCTCGTGAATTTGGCGACCGCGGAAGGTCACCCCTCCAGCGTCATGGACATGAGCTTCGCCAACCAAGCGCTCGGCGCGGAATTCATCGTGAAAAACTATAAGAAATTGGAAAAGAAGGTGTACCCGGTGCCGGCGGATATCGACAAAGAAATCTCCCGTCTGAAACTCGCCGGCATGGGTGTATCCATCGACAAACTCACCAAGGAGCAAGTGAAATATCTGGCTTCATGGGAAATGGGAACATAA
- a CDS encoding DUF72 domain-containing protein has translation MTHVKQLNPEATSVPQTMLDQFAPLAEKQEPKPILLQLPPNFKRNNDRLGKFFHGLSAAYR, from the coding sequence ATGACACACGTGAAGCAGCTGAATCCCGAGGCAACGTCAGTTCCTCAAACCATGTTGGATCAGTTCGCCCCCTTGGCCGAGAAACAGGAGCCTAAACCAATCCTTCTCCAACTTCCTCCCAATTTCAAACGGAACAATGACCGGTTAGGCAAATTCTTCCACGGCCTCTCCGCCGCTTACCGCTGA
- a CDS encoding DUF72 domain-containing protein, translating into MAFRHDSWNHSAVEDSLRRFHVAWATVEADNRQAEYRDMAHSVYARLRRSRYPIKGLTRWGEHFVQARKNGKDCCAYCKHEDEGPHRVWADRLLKRTGVDTLPGRNHR; encoded by the coding sequence ATGGCATTTCGACACGACAGCTGGAATCACTCTGCCGTGGAAGATTCTCTGCGCCGATTTCACGTCGCTTGGGCAACTGTTGAAGCGGATAATCGTCAGGCGGAATATCGAGACATGGCCCACTCCGTGTATGCCCGTCTCCGCCGCAGTCGCTATCCGATCAAAGGCTTAACGAGGTGGGGCGAGCACTTTGTGCAGGCAAGAAAAAATGGGAAGGACTGCTGCGCATACTGCAAGCATGAGGATGAAGGCCCACATCGGGTTTGGGCGGATCGCTTGCTGAAACGCACGGGTGTCGATACCCTACCGGGCAGAAATCATCGGTAA
- a CDS encoding radical SAM protein translates to MLVFLIHVRDPQFYALPAKTRAKNGRIRVMGFPPIGIMSLSAVLKRAGHECVMFDQAHPETPNEFIIEEIKRRKPALVGMSFLSTTSYPYAKILARQIRVADAAVKLAFGGVFASLNAGLVKLQCPEVDFVCRGDGEQLLLELLDRINDPQDVCGVTWAKDGKVINNPNRSMERQLDQWPFPDRESLELDFVESMPLDVPAVLSMERFTTMQTSRGCPWPCVFCDIPIFNEGKWRARSAQHVVDELKYLEANGYGSVYFVDDHFLLQPKRIDAICNGIIDAKLSIQWGIEGRVDSVAQHLFPAMAKAHCRTVMFGIESGSQKILDRLQKEQTLAEVETAVSNAKKAGIEIVHGFFTVGNPDETVEDMQKTFDFASKLPLDTFGFNRLCVYRGTPLWQEYIKRGLVSDAKDWYKYFKCSEIDPTCLPGATINSVRQEGLKKLFMYKLTRYPIQTFKLLRRFMRYMPFRDVAYLIIKPFLGQKKGATKAEVLSRAVEHAEMKDAAAQLTQLSDELLHSVVEESKAERQRIQQEAEGARELPMISAR, encoded by the coding sequence ATGCTCGTGTTTCTCATACATGTGCGTGATCCCCAGTTTTACGCTCTTCCGGCTAAGACTCGAGCGAAGAATGGCCGTATTCGGGTCATGGGGTTTCCGCCGATCGGCATCATGTCCCTCTCGGCCGTTCTTAAGCGGGCCGGTCACGAATGCGTCATGTTCGATCAGGCCCATCCGGAGACGCCGAACGAATTTATCATTGAAGAAATAAAACGACGGAAACCGGCGCTTGTCGGAATGAGTTTTCTCAGCACGACGAGCTATCCCTATGCAAAAATCCTCGCCCGTCAGATTCGCGTTGCGGATGCCGCGGTCAAGTTGGCCTTCGGCGGCGTGTTTGCCAGCCTCAACGCCGGCCTTGTGAAGTTGCAATGTCCGGAGGTGGATTTTGTGTGCCGCGGCGATGGCGAACAGCTGTTATTGGAGTTGCTTGATCGTATAAACGATCCGCAGGATGTGTGTGGAGTGACGTGGGCGAAAGATGGGAAGGTGATCAATAATCCTAATCGGAGTATGGAGCGCCAGTTGGACCAGTGGCCCTTTCCAGACCGGGAAAGCTTGGAGTTGGACTTCGTCGAGTCCATGCCGTTGGATGTGCCGGCGGTGCTGTCGATGGAGCGCTTTACCACCATGCAGACTTCTCGGGGATGTCCGTGGCCCTGTGTATTTTGTGATATTCCGATCTTCAATGAGGGAAAATGGCGCGCGCGTAGCGCGCAGCACGTCGTCGATGAACTGAAGTATCTCGAAGCAAACGGCTATGGATCGGTCTATTTCGTGGACGACCACTTTCTCCTGCAGCCCAAGCGTATTGACGCCATTTGCAACGGCATCATCGACGCCAAACTCTCTATTCAATGGGGGATTGAAGGACGCGTTGACTCTGTGGCCCAGCATCTGTTCCCGGCCATGGCGAAAGCCCATTGCCGCACGGTGATGTTCGGTATCGAAAGTGGGAGTCAGAAAATTCTCGATCGCTTGCAGAAAGAACAGACGTTGGCAGAGGTTGAGACGGCGGTGAGCAATGCCAAGAAAGCCGGTATCGAAATTGTCCACGGCTTTTTTACGGTGGGTAATCCTGATGAGACGGTGGAAGACATGCAAAAAACCTTCGACTTCGCGTCGAAGCTTCCGTTAGACACGTTCGGATTCAACCGACTCTGTGTTTATCGCGGAACGCCACTATGGCAGGAGTACATCAAGCGTGGCTTGGTCAGCGATGCCAAAGATTGGTACAAGTATTTCAAATGTTCCGAGATCGATCCGACCTGTTTGCCCGGTGCGACCATCAATTCGGTGCGGCAAGAGGGGCTCAAGAAGCTCTTCATGTACAAGCTCACCCGATACCCGATTCAAACCTTTAAATTACTCCGCAGATTCATGCGCTATATGCCATTTCGTGATGTGGCCTACCTCATCATCAAGCCATTCCTAGGGCAGAAGAAGGGGGCAACCAAGGCAGAAGTCCTGTCACGCGCGGTGGAACATGCCGAGATGAAAGATGCTGCCGCGCAGCTGACTCAGTTGAGCGATGAATTGCTGCACAGCGTGGTTGAGGAATCGAAAGCGGAGCGTCAGCGGATTCAGCAAGAGGCCGAGGGGGCGCGAGAGTTACCGATGATTTCTGCCCGGTAG
- the sucD gene encoding succinate--CoA ligase subunit alpha produces MSILVNKNTRVVVQGITGKEGSFHATQCKAYGTKMVAGVTPGKAGQEVEGIPVFNTVADAVKKTDCDTSLIFVPPPFCADAILEAADAGVKLIICITEGIPVNDMVKVKRALHGRDVRLIGPNCPGVITVDEAKIGIMPGFIHKRGVVGVVSRSGTLTYEAVHQLSTLGLGETTCVGIGGDPVNGTGFVDVLPLFEKDPETQAVVMIGEIGGDAEEKAAEYIKKHVKKPVISFIAGITAPPGRRMGHAGAIISGGKGTATEKMKALESAGVRVVKNPAEIGHAVMKALGR; encoded by the coding sequence GTGAGCATTCTCGTCAATAAAAACACGCGAGTGGTGGTGCAGGGAATCACGGGGAAGGAAGGATCTTTCCACGCGACGCAGTGCAAAGCCTACGGGACGAAGATGGTCGCCGGTGTCACGCCCGGTAAGGCTGGCCAGGAAGTTGAAGGCATCCCTGTCTTTAATACTGTGGCCGATGCCGTGAAAAAGACCGACTGCGATACTTCCCTGATTTTTGTGCCGCCTCCCTTCTGTGCGGATGCTATCCTGGAAGCTGCCGATGCAGGCGTGAAATTGATCATCTGCATCACCGAAGGCATTCCGGTCAATGATATGGTGAAAGTGAAGCGCGCACTACATGGGCGTGATGTCCGCCTGATTGGTCCAAACTGTCCTGGGGTCATTACGGTCGACGAAGCGAAAATCGGCATCATGCCGGGATTCATCCACAAGCGCGGCGTCGTCGGAGTGGTGTCTCGCAGCGGCACCTTGACCTATGAGGCGGTGCATCAGCTTTCCACGTTGGGACTTGGCGAGACGACCTGCGTCGGTATCGGTGGAGATCCGGTCAACGGCACCGGCTTCGTGGATGTTCTGCCGCTGTTTGAGAAAGACCCCGAGACACAGGCTGTGGTCATGATTGGCGAAATCGGTGGTGACGCAGAAGAGAAGGCGGCCGAATATATTAAGAAGCACGTCAAAAAGCCGGTCATCAGTTTTATCGCTGGGATCACCGCGCCTCCCGGTCGCCGTATGGGACATGCCGGAGCCATCATTTCAGGTGGCAAAGGTACCGCCACGGAGAAAATGAAGGCTCTCGAATCCGCTGGTGTTCGAGTCGTGAAAAATCCCGCCGAGATCGGCCATGCTGTGATGAAGGCTCTTGGCCGCTAG
- the sucC gene encoding ADP-forming succinate--CoA ligase subunit beta, whose product MNVHEFQAKQLFAQFGVPVPRGKEITSPEGATAWANELNTPVFVVKAQIHAGGRGKAGGVKITKEKSAIAGLAKELIGKTLVTHQTGPKGRTVHRLLLEEGANIAKELYLSILVDRDTGWPTFIASTEGGMEIEEVAEKTPEKIIKEAIDPAVGFQGHNGRNVAFALGLQAMEPAVINPFVQMLSNLYRLFMEKHAALVEINPLIITKEKTLVALDGKVSFDDNGIFKHEDVQNMRDLNEEDPLEIEATANNLNYVKLDGNIGCMVNGAGLAMATMDVIKLAGSEPANFLDVGGGATKDTVAAGFRILLKDPNVKGIFINIFGGIVRCERIAHGVIEAAKEVKITVPLVVRLQGTNADEGRKLLADSGLKLEVANDLWEAAQKIVKLTGKAA is encoded by the coding sequence ATGAACGTTCATGAGTTTCAGGCCAAGCAGTTGTTTGCACAGTTTGGGGTGCCCGTGCCGCGTGGAAAGGAAATTACCTCGCCTGAGGGAGCGACTGCGTGGGCGAATGAACTAAATACCCCGGTCTTTGTCGTCAAGGCCCAGATTCATGCGGGCGGACGGGGTAAAGCGGGTGGTGTCAAGATTACGAAAGAGAAGAGCGCCATTGCAGGCCTCGCGAAGGAATTGATCGGGAAGACCCTGGTGACCCATCAAACGGGACCTAAAGGCAGAACGGTCCACCGGTTGCTTCTTGAAGAAGGCGCGAATATCGCCAAGGAGCTCTATCTGAGTATCTTGGTCGATCGCGACACCGGTTGGCCTACCTTTATTGCCAGTACTGAAGGCGGTATGGAGATCGAAGAGGTCGCTGAGAAGACTCCGGAGAAGATTATTAAGGAAGCGATTGATCCGGCGGTGGGATTTCAGGGGCATAATGGTCGCAATGTGGCCTTCGCCCTGGGACTTCAGGCCATGGAACCGGCCGTCATCAATCCGTTCGTGCAGATGCTCAGCAATCTGTACCGCTTGTTCATGGAGAAACACGCTGCGCTTGTTGAGATCAACCCGTTAATCATCACCAAGGAGAAGACACTGGTGGCGTTAGACGGGAAAGTTTCGTTTGATGACAACGGCATTTTTAAACATGAAGATGTGCAGAACATGCGGGATCTCAATGAGGAGGACCCGTTAGAAATCGAAGCGACCGCGAATAACCTTAATTATGTGAAACTCGATGGCAATATCGGCTGCATGGTGAACGGTGCGGGCCTTGCCATGGCGACGATGGATGTCATCAAGCTGGCCGGCAGTGAACCCGCCAACTTTCTGGACGTCGGCGGCGGGGCAACGAAAGATACCGTCGCAGCTGGTTTTCGGATTCTCTTGAAGGATCCAAACGTCAAAGGCATATTCATCAACATTTTTGGCGGCATTGTACGGTGTGAACGTATTGCTCACGGCGTCATTGAGGCGGCCAAGGAAGTGAAAATTACCGTGCCCCTAGTCGTTCGCCTGCAAGGTACGAATGCAGATGAAGGACGGAAGCTGTTGGCAGATTCCGGCCTCAAATTAGAGGTTGCCAATGATCTGTGGGAAGCAGCGCAGAAAATCGTCAAGCTGACCGGCAAGGCGGCGTAA
- a CDS encoding FAD-binding protein, whose product MDIHALQQIVHQTRDARRKQTIPKFSPADRDQLIHKYHPDYRASAYRPIRFGPNADDKTVVELAALLEGDSSIPEHIDLTPQYTTDVLVIGGGGAGCAAALHAHVSGAKVILATKLRLGDSNSVMAQGGMQISVAPEDSPVTHFLDTLKGGHMQNDHELLKVMVEEGPSIAKWLIELGVLFDRQADGNLHVKKGGGSSKPRLLTCSDYTGLEIMRVLKDEVLNQKIQLLEFCAAVELLSDENGQCTGAIFKDLDNHRHVVVAAKSVILATGGIGRLHIQGFPTSNHYGATGDGLCLSYRMGAKLDHIDTFQYHPSGAVYPEQLIGALVTEGIRSEGGHLVNAKGERFVNELDTRDVVSSSIIRECEEGRGIRTMSGRIGVWLDTPLLDAEHGPGTVEKHFPAMMMQFERFGIDISKDPVLIYPTLHYQNGGVKIDANSETNVKNLFVAGEASGGLHGRNRLMGNSLLDLMVFGKRSGLTAASRVGSMPQGKLTLSHLRRFRAEAKTHGNSSGVISPMILPAYTRREPERTAKN is encoded by the coding sequence ATGGATATTCATGCACTCCAGCAGATTGTTCACCAAACTCGAGATGCTCGTCGCAAGCAAACCATTCCAAAATTTTCTCCTGCCGATCGCGACCAGTTAATTCATAAGTATCATCCGGATTATCGAGCGAGCGCCTATCGGCCGATTCGATTTGGGCCAAATGCCGACGACAAGACAGTTGTCGAGTTGGCCGCGCTGCTCGAGGGCGATAGTTCGATCCCGGAGCACATCGATCTGACGCCTCAATACACGACAGATGTACTAGTTATTGGCGGCGGGGGCGCCGGGTGTGCCGCGGCACTTCATGCGCACGTCAGCGGTGCCAAAGTGATCCTGGCCACCAAACTTCGTCTTGGCGATTCCAATAGTGTGATGGCGCAGGGCGGCATGCAAATCTCGGTTGCCCCTGAAGACTCTCCGGTCACCCATTTCCTTGACACCCTCAAGGGTGGGCACATGCAGAATGACCATGAGTTGCTCAAGGTCATGGTGGAAGAGGGGCCGTCGATTGCCAAATGGTTGATTGAACTTGGCGTGCTCTTTGATCGGCAAGCCGACGGCAATTTACATGTCAAAAAAGGCGGGGGAAGCTCGAAACCGCGCCTCCTTACGTGCTCGGACTATACCGGCCTTGAAATCATGCGTGTACTCAAGGATGAAGTGCTGAACCAAAAAATTCAGCTGCTTGAGTTCTGCGCGGCAGTCGAATTGCTGAGTGATGAGAACGGTCAATGTACAGGGGCGATTTTTAAGGATCTCGACAACCACCGACATGTCGTTGTCGCTGCCAAGTCGGTCATCCTTGCAACCGGCGGGATCGGCCGGTTACATATCCAGGGATTTCCAACCAGCAATCACTACGGTGCCACCGGCGACGGGTTGTGCCTCTCGTATCGGATGGGCGCCAAACTTGATCATATCGATACGTTTCAGTATCACCCTTCAGGCGCGGTGTATCCTGAGCAACTGATTGGGGCTTTGGTCACGGAAGGTATCCGGTCAGAGGGCGGCCATCTAGTGAACGCCAAAGGTGAGCGGTTTGTGAACGAGCTGGATACCCGCGACGTTGTTTCGTCCTCGATCATTCGAGAGTGTGAGGAAGGCCGCGGTATTCGAACGATGTCCGGCCGGATCGGAGTTTGGTTGGATACGCCGTTGCTCGATGCGGAGCATGGCCCTGGGACGGTGGAAAAGCATTTTCCTGCCATGATGATGCAGTTCGAACGGTTTGGAATCGATATCAGTAAAGACCCCGTGCTGATCTACCCCACATTGCATTACCAGAACGGCGGCGTGAAGATCGATGCGAACTCGGAAACCAATGTCAAGAATCTGTTTGTTGCAGGAGAAGCATCCGGAGGGTTGCATGGCCGGAATCGATTGATGGGTAATTCTCTACTTGATTTGATGGTCTTCGGCAAGCGTTCAGGCTTGACCGCCGCATCGCGTGTCGGGTCCATGCCACAGGGAAAACTTACGCTCAGCCATTTGCGGCGATTTCGAGCCGAGGCCAAGACGCACGGGAATTCCAGCGGAGTGATTTCTCCTATGATCCTTCCTGCCTATACGCGCAGGGAACCAGAACGTACGGCCAAGAACTGA
- a CDS encoding 4Fe-4S ferredoxin, translated as MAQEDTNVIDQPEVLRHKMVTIEISGKKYEVPEGITVIKALWHTGQEVVRGAGCLGGFCGACATYYRTKDDPKVRTCLACQMAVEDGMSFTIMPPFPARKALYDIQSLKDPKQDLFNLYPEAPLCRNCNACTEACPQKIDVREGVWKAVFGDFKSVSEMFMDCVMCGMCTPVCIADIAPNLVALYVSRAQGAHFTEKPQGLDTRIKEIQDGRFNDEWSKVLAMNEQELAAHCATVK; from the coding sequence ATGGCACAAGAAGACACCAATGTGATTGATCAGCCGGAAGTGTTGCGTCACAAAATGGTGACCATCGAAATTTCCGGTAAGAAGTACGAAGTGCCGGAAGGTATTACCGTGATCAAGGCGTTGTGGCATACCGGCCAGGAGGTGGTGCGAGGCGCCGGGTGTCTCGGGGGCTTCTGCGGCGCCTGTGCGACCTATTACCGCACGAAGGACGACCCGAAGGTTCGAACCTGTCTGGCGTGTCAGATGGCGGTTGAAGACGGCATGTCTTTCACTATCATGCCTCCGTTTCCGGCGCGCAAAGCGCTCTATGACATCCAGTCGCTCAAAGATCCCAAACAAGATCTCTTCAATTTGTACCCCGAGGCTCCGCTTTGTAGGAATTGCAATGCTTGTACGGAGGCTTGTCCCCAGAAAATCGATGTCCGCGAAGGGGTCTGGAAAGCAGTATTTGGTGACTTTAAGAGCGTATCAGAGATGTTCATGGACTGTGTCATGTGCGGGATGTGCACACCCGTGTGCATTGCCGACATCGCCCCAAACCTGGTGGCATTGTATGTAAGCCGGGCACAGGGCGCTCATTTTACCGAGAAGCCGCAAGGCCTCGATACCCGCATCAAAGAAATTCAGGACGGCCGATTCAACGACGAGTGGAGCAAAGTGCTCGCGATGAATGAGCAGGAGTTGGCCGCTCACTGTGCGACCGTCAAGTAA
- a CDS encoding NADP-dependent isocitrate dehydrogenase yields MAKADKIIYTKTDEAPMLATYSFLPIINAFTKAAGVTVELRDISLAGRVIAVFPEYLTSEQKQHDALAELGEMAKTPEANIIKLPNISASIPQLVATIKELQSQGYKLPDYPENPKDDKEKDIKSRYDKVKGSAVNPVLREGNSDRRAPLSVKAYARKHPHKMSPWSTDSKTHVSHMKGGDFRSNEKSMTIPAATTAKIEFVGADGKTTVLKEKIALQAGEVLDATFMSVKALRAFLEQQIEEAKKQGILWSLHMKATMMKVSDPKIFGHGVTVYYKDVFEKHAETFKKLGVDPDNGLGDVYAKIKSLPDNQRKAIEADIQAVYQKRPPMAMVNSDKGITNLHVPSDIIIDASMPPVIRDGGKMWGPDGKAADVKCVIPDASYAPVYHEVVEFCKQKGAFDPRTMGTIPNVGLMAQAAEEYGSHDKTFKAPGNGTIRIVDANGTVLHQHQVETGDIWRACQVKDTPIQDWVKLAVSRARATGAPAVFWLDKTRAHDAELIKKVNAYLPKHDTNGLEIKIMSPAEACRFSIERAKEGKDTISVTGNVLRDYLTDLFPILEIGTSAKMLSIVPLLNGGGLFETGAGGSAPKHVQQFQEEGYLRWDSLGEFLALAASLEHLAKVGNNAVAKILADTLDQANAKFLESNKSPARKVGEIDNRGSHFYLALYWAQALASQTTDKKIAEKFTKIAKDLSDNEKKIDGELLAAQGKPQDVGGYFHPNDAKAAKALRPSATLNAIIDAIA; encoded by the coding sequence ATGGCAAAAGCAGACAAAATCATCTATACGAAGACCGACGAAGCGCCAATGCTGGCGACCTATTCCTTCCTGCCGATCATCAATGCCTTTACCAAAGCGGCGGGCGTGACCGTGGAATTGCGGGATATTTCTCTCGCGGGCCGCGTGATCGCGGTGTTTCCGGAATACCTTACTTCCGAACAGAAGCAGCATGATGCCCTCGCCGAATTGGGGGAGATGGCGAAGACGCCGGAAGCTAATATTATCAAGCTGCCGAACATCAGCGCGTCCATCCCGCAGCTTGTGGCGACCATCAAGGAGCTGCAGAGTCAGGGCTATAAGCTCCCGGACTATCCAGAGAATCCCAAGGACGATAAAGAGAAAGACATCAAGTCTCGTTACGACAAAGTCAAGGGCAGTGCGGTCAATCCGGTGCTACGCGAAGGTAACTCCGATCGCCGTGCCCCATTGTCCGTCAAGGCCTATGCCCGGAAGCACCCCCATAAGATGTCGCCGTGGAGCACGGATTCCAAGACCCATGTCTCCCATATGAAAGGCGGAGACTTCCGTTCGAATGAGAAATCAATGACGATCCCGGCGGCCACGACTGCGAAGATCGAGTTCGTCGGAGCGGACGGCAAGACCACCGTGCTGAAGGAGAAGATCGCATTGCAGGCCGGTGAAGTGCTTGACGCGACGTTCATGAGCGTCAAGGCGCTTCGTGCATTCCTCGAGCAGCAGATCGAAGAAGCCAAGAAGCAGGGCATCCTCTGGTCGCTCCACATGAAGGCGACGATGATGAAGGTGTCCGATCCAAAGATCTTCGGGCATGGCGTCACCGTTTACTACAAAGACGTTTTCGAGAAGCACGCGGAGACTTTTAAGAAGCTGGGTGTCGATCCGGACAACGGTCTTGGCGACGTCTATGCAAAGATCAAGTCCCTCCCGGACAATCAGCGCAAGGCGATCGAAGCTGATATTCAGGCGGTCTATCAGAAGCGTCCGCCGATGGCGATGGTGAACAGCGACAAGGGTATCACCAATCTCCATGTGCCGAGCGACATTATCATCGACGCTTCCATGCCGCCGGTCATCCGCGATGGCGGGAAGATGTGGGGCCCGGATGGCAAGGCCGCCGACGTCAAGTGCGTGATCCCTGACGCTAGCTACGCGCCGGTTTACCACGAGGTCGTCGAGTTCTGTAAGCAGAAGGGCGCCTTCGATCCAAGGACGATGGGGACGATCCCGAACGTCGGGCTGATGGCGCAGGCGGCGGAGGAGTATGGCTCCCACGACAAGACCTTCAAGGCTCCGGGCAACGGCACCATCCGCATCGTCGATGCGAACGGAACGGTGTTGCATCAGCACCAAGTGGAAACAGGTGACATCTGGCGAGCCTGCCAGGTGAAAGATACTCCGATTCAAGATTGGGTTAAGCTGGCCGTCTCGCGTGCCCGCGCGACCGGCGCTCCGGCCGTGTTCTGGTTGGACAAGACCCGCGCCCATGACGCGGAATTGATCAAGAAGGTCAACGCCTACCTGCCGAAGCACGATACGAACGGTCTGGAAATCAAGATCATGTCGCCTGCCGAGGCCTGCCGCTTCTCGATTGAGAGAGCGAAGGAAGGCAAGGATACGATTTCCGTCACCGGCAATGTGCTTCGTGACTATCTTACGGATCTGTTCCCAATCCTCGAAATCGGCACCAGCGCGAAAATGCTTTCGATCGTCCCGCTGTTGAATGGCGGCGGATTGTTCGAGACCGGCGCGGGAGGGTCGGCGCCGAAGCATGTGCAGCAGTTCCAGGAAGAAGGCTATCTGCGTTGGGATTCGCTCGGTGAATTTCTCGCACTGGCTGCGTCGCTCGAACACTTGGCGAAGGTGGGTAACAACGCGGTCGCCAAAATTCTGGCGGATACATTGGATCAAGCGAATGCTAAGTTCCTGGAGAGCAACAAGTCTCCAGCTCGGAAGGTCGGGGAAATCGATAATCGAGGCAGCCACTTCTACCTCGCGCTGTATTGGGCGCAGGCATTGGCCTCCCAGACCACGGATAAAAAGATTGCGGAGAAATTCACCAAGATTGCCAAGGATCTGAGTGATAACGAAAAGAAGATCGACGGCGAGTTGCTGGCAGCCCAAGGTAAGCCCCAAGATGTCGGCGGGTATTTTCATCCAAATGATGCGAAGGCTGCTAAGGCCCTGCGACCCAGCGCGACGCTGAATGCGATTATCGACGCGATTGCATAA